From Pseudomonas sp. B21-028, one genomic window encodes:
- a CDS encoding ABC transporter permease produces MLEQLLQNLGLSAFSLKGFGPLLMQGTWMTIKLAALSLLLSVLLGLLGASAKLSPVKLLRIPAQLYTTLIRGVPDLVLMLLIFYSLQTWLTSFTDFMEWEYIEIDPFGAGVITLGFIYGAYFTETFRGAILAVPRGQVEAATAYGLKRGQRFRFVVFPQMMRFALPGIGNNWMVMLKATALVSIIGLADLVKAAQDAGKSTYQLFYFLVLAALIYLLITSASNFILRRLERRYAAGAREAVR; encoded by the coding sequence ATGCTCGAACAACTCCTACAAAATCTGGGGCTCTCCGCCTTCAGCCTGAAGGGCTTTGGCCCACTGCTGATGCAAGGCACCTGGATGACCATCAAACTGGCGGCCCTGTCGCTATTGTTGAGCGTCTTGCTCGGCCTGCTGGGTGCCAGCGCCAAGCTGTCCCCGGTCAAACTGCTGCGAATCCCGGCCCAGCTCTACACCACGCTGATTCGCGGCGTGCCGGACCTGGTGCTGATGCTGTTGATTTTCTACAGCCTGCAAACCTGGCTGACCTCTTTTACCGACTTCATGGAATGGGAATACATCGAGATCGACCCATTCGGCGCAGGGGTGATTACCCTGGGCTTCATCTATGGCGCGTACTTCACCGAGACCTTTCGCGGCGCGATCCTCGCGGTGCCAAGAGGCCAGGTCGAAGCCGCCACCGCGTATGGCCTCAAGCGTGGCCAGCGCTTCCGCTTCGTGGTGTTTCCGCAAATGATGCGCTTTGCCCTGCCGGGTATCGGCAACAACTGGATGGTGATGCTCAAGGCCACGGCGCTGGTGTCGATCATCGGCCTGGCCGATCTGGTCAAGGCGGCCCAGGATGCGGGCAAGAGCACCTATCAACTGTTTTACTTCCTGGTACTGGCGGCGCTGATCTACCTGTTGATTACCAGCGCCTCCAACTTCATCCTGCGCAGGCTTGAACGCCGCTACGCCGCCGGAGCACGGGAGGCGGTGCGATGA
- a CDS encoding DUF481 domain-containing protein: MLSRTLLCLAVASASTPLLADTVWLKNGDKLSGKITVFDGGKLLIQTDYAGAVPIDWKQVKTLESDQQLLVKQDAYSGEKAKALHAAEEGKVTLANGDAPKTVELASIQQILKPKPVVEDLVWKGNVDAALDYQRAEKDVDDYDIDFKTTARHGRWRHTAEGEYNREFQDDVVSADNWKLEYSLDRFLTDKWFWQGRLNYKRDKVEDLARQRVVGTGPGYQFWDDELGAFSLGSLLNRTDYEYQDGGKDNFYSVAMKWDYNRYLVGKRVEFFTNGEVGKPLSGVAEYAYDAEMGLRYKVTDWASLNLKAEKDVIEGSEESDLSKTRYTAGFGVTW; encoded by the coding sequence ATGTTGTCCAGAACCCTGCTCTGCCTGGCTGTTGCCAGCGCCTCCACGCCCTTGCTCGCCGATACCGTCTGGTTGAAGAACGGAGACAAACTCAGCGGCAAGATTACCGTTTTCGACGGCGGCAAGTTGTTGATCCAGACCGACTATGCCGGCGCCGTTCCCATCGACTGGAAACAGGTCAAGACCCTTGAAAGCGACCAGCAGTTGCTGGTCAAGCAGGACGCCTACAGCGGCGAGAAAGCCAAGGCCCTGCACGCCGCCGAAGAGGGCAAGGTGACCTTGGCCAACGGTGACGCGCCCAAGACCGTCGAATTGGCCAGTATCCAGCAGATCCTCAAGCCCAAGCCGGTGGTCGAAGACTTGGTGTGGAAAGGCAACGTCGATGCCGCACTGGATTACCAGCGGGCGGAAAAAGATGTCGACGACTACGACATCGATTTCAAGACGACAGCCCGCCACGGCCGATGGCGGCACACCGCCGAGGGCGAATACAACCGCGAATTCCAGGACGACGTGGTTTCGGCCGACAACTGGAAACTGGAGTATTCCCTCGACCGCTTCCTGACGGACAAATGGTTCTGGCAGGGGCGCCTGAACTACAAGCGTGACAAGGTCGAGGACCTGGCCCGTCAGCGGGTGGTGGGTACCGGTCCGGGCTACCAGTTCTGGGATGACGAATTGGGCGCGTTCTCGCTGGGTTCGCTGTTGAACCGCACCGATTACGAGTACCAGGACGGCGGCAAGGATAACTTCTATTCCGTCGCCATGAAGTGGGATTACAACCGCTATCTCGTAGGCAAGCGCGTCGAGTTCTTCACCAATGGCGAAGTGGGCAAGCCGCTGTCCGGCGTTGCGGAGTACGCCTATGACGCGGAGATGGGCTTGCGCTACAAGGTCACCGATTGGGCCTCGCTCAACCTCAAGGCCGAGAAGGACGTGATTGAAGGTTCCGAGGAGAGTGACTTGAGCAAGACGCGCTACACGGCCGGGTTTGGCGTGACTTGGTAA
- the dcd gene encoding dCTP deaminase, producing MSIKSDKWIRRMAQEHGMIEPFVERQMRGEGADRLISFGVSSYGYDVRCADEFKVFTNINSATVDPKNFDEKSFVDIKSDVCIIPPNSFALARTVEYFRIPRNVLTICLGKSTYARCGIIVNVTPLEPEWEGHVTLEFSNTTTLPAKIYANEGVAQMLFLESDEECEVSYKDRGGKYQGQRGVTLPRT from the coding sequence ATGAGCATCAAATCGGACAAGTGGATTCGCCGCATGGCGCAAGAGCACGGCATGATCGAGCCCTTCGTAGAGCGCCAGATGCGCGGTGAAGGCGCCGACCGACTGATTTCCTTCGGTGTCTCCAGCTACGGCTACGACGTGCGCTGCGCCGACGAATTCAAGGTGTTCACCAACATCAATTCGGCCACCGTCGACCCGAAGAACTTCGATGAGAAAAGCTTCGTCGACATCAAAAGCGACGTCTGCATCATTCCGCCGAACTCCTTCGCCCTGGCCCGCACCGTCGAGTACTTCCGCATCCCGCGCAACGTGCTGACCATCTGTCTGGGCAAGAGCACTTATGCCCGTTGCGGCATCATCGTCAACGTCACGCCGCTGGAACCGGAGTGGGAAGGTCACGTGACCCTGGAGTTCTCGAACACCACGACCCTGCCGGCGAAAATCTACGCCAACGAAGGTGTGGCGCAGATGCTGTTCCTCGAATCCGATGAAGAATGCGAAGTGTCCTACAAGGACCGGGGTGGCAAGTACCAGGGCCAGCGGGGTGTGACGCTCCCACGCACCTGA
- a CDS encoding ABC transporter permease, translating to MIELLQEYWRPFLYSDGINVTGLAMTLWLLSASLLIGFLVSIPLSIARVSPKRSVRWPVQFYTYLFRGTPLYIQLLICYTGIYSIEAVRAQPLLDSFFRDAMNCTILAFALNTCAYTTEIFAGAIRSMNHGEVEAAKAYGLTGWKLYAYVIMPSALRRSLPYYSNEVILMLHSTTVAFTATVPDVLKVARDANSATFLTFQSFGIAALIYLTVTFALVGLFRLAERRWLAFLGPTH from the coding sequence ATGATCGAGCTTCTGCAAGAGTACTGGCGACCGTTCCTCTACAGCGACGGCATCAACGTCACGGGCCTGGCGATGACCCTGTGGCTGCTCAGCGCTTCGCTGCTGATCGGCTTCCTGGTCTCGATCCCGCTGTCCATCGCCCGGGTTTCGCCCAAGCGCTCCGTGCGCTGGCCGGTGCAGTTCTACACGTACCTGTTCCGCGGCACGCCGCTCTATATCCAGCTGCTGATCTGCTACACCGGTATCTACAGCATCGAGGCGGTGCGCGCCCAACCCCTGCTCGACAGCTTCTTTCGCGATGCGATGAACTGCACGATCCTGGCCTTCGCCCTGAACACCTGCGCCTACACCACGGAGATCTTTGCCGGGGCGATCCGCAGCATGAACCACGGCGAAGTCGAAGCGGCCAAGGCCTATGGCCTGACCGGCTGGAAGCTGTATGCCTATGTGATCATGCCTTCGGCGCTGCGGCGTTCGCTGCCCTACTACAGCAACGAAGTGATCCTGATGCTGCACTCGACGACCGTGGCATTCACCGCTACCGTTCCAGACGTGCTGAAAGTGGCCCGGGATGCCAACTCGGCCACCTTCCTGACCTTCCAGTCGTTCGGGATCGCCGCGTTGATCTACCTGACCGTCACCTTCGCACTGGTAGGCCTCTTCCGCCTCGCCGAGCGCCGCTGGCTGGCCTTTCTCGGGCCGACTCATTAG
- the pdeM gene encoding ligase-associated DNA damage response endonuclease PdeM — protein MPAPYPVSLAGEELWLLPEKAIYWPAQETLMVADVHFGKAAAYRSLGQPVPHGTTASNIAILDGLLAHLPCRQLIFLGDFLHGPGSHAPGTLRALSEWRDRHPHLAMTLIRGNHDKRAGDPPPSLNIRVVPEPLLLGPFAVQHEPDPHASRHVLAGHVHPVYHLSGKGRQRLRLACFRLGSAISLLPAFGAFTGGYRVEQDNDCRVFVIGDNEIWPV, from the coding sequence ATGCCCGCGCCTTATCCTGTCAGTCTGGCCGGAGAAGAACTCTGGTTGCTGCCGGAAAAAGCCATCTACTGGCCCGCCCAGGAAACCCTGATGGTGGCAGACGTGCATTTCGGCAAAGCCGCCGCCTATCGCAGTCTGGGCCAACCGGTACCCCACGGCACCACCGCCAGCAACATCGCGATCCTGGATGGATTACTGGCTCACCTGCCATGTCGACAGCTGATTTTCCTCGGGGATTTTCTCCACGGCCCTGGCTCCCACGCGCCAGGTACCTTGAGGGCCCTTTCCGAATGGCGTGACAGGCATCCGCACCTGGCCATGACGCTGATTCGCGGCAACCACGACAAACGCGCCGGTGACCCACCACCCTCGCTGAACATTCGCGTCGTACCGGAACCCCTGCTGCTCGGCCCCTTCGCCGTCCAACACGAACCTGACCCGCACGCGAGTCGCCATGTGCTGGCCGGTCACGTACACCCGGTCTATCACCTCAGCGGTAAGGGCCGGCAACGCCTGCGTCTGGCGTGCTTCCGGCTGGGCAGCGCCATCAGCCTGCTGCCGGCCTTCGGCGCCTTCACAGGCGGCTATCGGGTCGAGCAGGACAACGACTGCAGGGTTTTTGTCATTGGCGATAACGAAATATGGCCGGTATAG
- a CDS encoding cold-shock protein — translation MSNRQTGTVKWFNDEKGFGFITPQSGDDLFVHFKAIQSDGFKSLKEGQQVSFVATRGQKGMQAEEVTVI, via the coding sequence ATGTCTAATCGCCAAACCGGTACCGTTAAGTGGTTCAACGATGAAAAAGGCTTCGGCTTCATCACCCCACAATCCGGTGACGATCTGTTCGTACACTTCAAAGCTATCCAATCCGACGGCTTCAAAAGCCTGAAAGAAGGCCAACAGGTTTCTTTCGTCGCTACCCGCGGTCAGAAAGGCATGCAAGCTGAAGAAGTAACAGTTATCTAA
- a CDS encoding succinylglutamate desuccinylase/aspartoacylase family protein, whose product MRHQIHDLLAPLPGTARKIHSFHFGPEKAVGKIYIQSSLHADELPGMLVAWHLKQRLAELEASGHLRHQIVLVPVANPIGLEQVLMDVPLGRYELESGQNFNRRFIDLSEEVGNEIEELLTQDPQHNLMLIRTSLHDALARQTATTQLQSQRLVLQRLACDADMVLDLHCDFEAVAHLYTTPEAWPQVEPLARYIGAEASLLATDSGGQSFDECFTLLWWQLKERFGERFEIPLGSFSVTVELRGQGDVNHGLASLDCQALIEYLIRYGAIDGEPMPLPELPYPATPLAGVEPVATPVGGLLVYSALPGEYLKAGQLVAEIIDPVNDTVTPIHCCNAGLMYARSLRRMATAGMVIAHVAGAEAYRSGYLLSP is encoded by the coding sequence ATGCGCCACCAGATCCATGACCTGCTGGCCCCGCTACCGGGGACCGCACGCAAGATCCACAGTTTTCACTTCGGCCCGGAAAAAGCCGTCGGCAAGATCTACATCCAGTCGTCACTGCATGCCGATGAACTGCCCGGCATGCTGGTGGCCTGGCATCTCAAGCAACGCCTGGCGGAGCTCGAGGCGTCCGGCCACCTGCGCCACCAAATCGTACTGGTGCCCGTGGCCAACCCCATCGGCCTCGAACAAGTGCTGATGGACGTGCCACTGGGTCGCTACGAACTGGAGAGCGGGCAGAACTTCAACCGCCGTTTCATCGACCTGAGCGAGGAAGTCGGAAACGAGATCGAAGAGCTGCTCACCCAGGATCCGCAGCACAACCTGATGCTGATCCGCACCAGCCTGCACGATGCCCTTGCCCGGCAGACCGCGACCACGCAACTGCAATCCCAACGCCTGGTCCTGCAACGGCTGGCCTGCGACGCCGACATGGTGCTGGACCTGCATTGCGATTTCGAAGCCGTGGCGCACCTCTACACCACGCCGGAAGCCTGGCCCCAGGTCGAGCCGCTGGCCCGCTACATCGGCGCCGAGGCCAGCCTGCTGGCCACCGACTCGGGCGGCCAGTCGTTCGATGAGTGCTTCACCTTGCTCTGGTGGCAACTCAAGGAACGTTTTGGCGAGCGCTTCGAGATTCCCCTGGGCAGCTTTTCGGTCACCGTCGAATTGCGCGGCCAGGGCGACGTCAACCATGGGTTGGCGAGCCTCGACTGTCAGGCCCTGATCGAATACCTGATCCGCTACGGCGCCATCGACGGCGAACCGATGCCCCTGCCCGAACTGCCCTATCCAGCCACGCCGCTGGCCGGCGTCGAGCCGGTGGCGACGCCCGTGGGCGGGCTGCTGGTCTATAGCGCCTTGCCTGGCGAGTACCTGAAGGCCGGTCAGTTGGTGGCGGAAATCATCGACCCGGTCAACGACACCGTCACCCCCATTCATTGCTGCAATGCCGGGCTGATGTACGCCCGCTCGCTGCGTCGCATGGCCACCGCCGGCATGGTCATCGCCCATGTCGCCGGTGCCGAAGCCTACCGCAGCGGCTACCTACTTTCGCCTTGA
- a CDS encoding ligase-associated DNA damage response DEXH box helicase, producing the protein MATSNNFANQWFSARGWKPFAFQKQVWAAVKRGESGLLHANTGAGKTYAVWFAALNRFARAAPPPDKPRKRKPATDPLTVLWITPMRALAADTGKALEAPLAELQIPWSVGLRTGDTSASERARQGRRLPTALITTPESLTLMLARADAQTATATLRMVVVDEWHELLGNKRGVQLQLALARLRHWHPELIVWGVSATLGNQAHAEQVLIPQGNGVSIQGANDKTLRVDTLLPPVLERFPWAGHIGLKMLPQVIAQIDASSSCLVFTNTRAQSEIWYQALLEARPDWAGLIALHHSSLSRDTRDWVESALKDGQLKAVVCTSSLDLGVDFLPVERVLQIGSAKGVARLMQRAGRSGHAPGRTSRITLVPTHSLELIEAAAAQDAVAQRRIEPRESPHKPLDVLVQHLVSMALGGGFVPDELYREVRGAWAYRDLNEAEWAWALAFVRHGGLSLTAYPDYRRVEPDEHGIWRVPDARLARRHRMSIGTIVSDASLQLKFWSKGGGGKTLGSVEEGFIARLRPGDGFLFAGRLLELVRVEDMTAYVRRSQAKKAAVPRWNGGRMPLSNELAAAVVARLSEAAKGCFEGPEMQAVQPLLLTQQRWSGLPTQTSLLAEALKSREGWHLFLYPFAGRQVHLGLASLLAWRVSQQEPVTFSIAVNDYGLELLSATALDWSHYLKPALLSTDNLLADVLASLNAGELALRRFREIARIAGLVFAGYPGAPKSTRQVQASSGLFFQVFKQYDADNLLLAQAGEEVLREELDIRRLEQTLERLNTLQLDLHIIKRPTPLGFPLLVERFRESMSSEKLADRIRRMVNELEKTADRGDA; encoded by the coding sequence ATGGCGACATCCAACAACTTCGCAAACCAGTGGTTCAGCGCCCGCGGCTGGAAGCCGTTCGCCTTTCAGAAACAGGTATGGGCCGCGGTCAAGCGCGGGGAGTCGGGCTTACTGCACGCCAACACCGGAGCCGGTAAAACCTACGCAGTATGGTTTGCCGCCCTCAACCGTTTCGCCCGTGCCGCCCCGCCCCCGGACAAGCCGCGCAAACGCAAACCTGCGACCGACCCGCTGACCGTCCTGTGGATCACGCCGATGCGTGCACTGGCCGCCGACACGGGTAAAGCCCTCGAAGCACCGCTGGCGGAACTGCAGATTCCCTGGAGCGTCGGCCTGCGCACCGGCGATACCAGTGCCAGCGAACGGGCTCGCCAGGGCCGGCGCCTGCCCACGGCGCTGATCACCACTCCCGAAAGCCTGACCCTGATGCTCGCCCGTGCTGACGCGCAGACGGCGACGGCAACGCTGCGCATGGTGGTGGTGGACGAATGGCATGAACTGTTGGGCAACAAGCGAGGCGTGCAATTGCAACTGGCGTTGGCGCGCCTGCGGCACTGGCATCCCGAACTCATCGTCTGGGGCGTGTCCGCCACCTTGGGTAACCAGGCCCATGCCGAGCAAGTCCTGATCCCTCAGGGCAACGGGGTCAGCATCCAAGGCGCCAATGACAAAACGCTGCGGGTCGATACCCTCCTGCCCCCCGTCCTCGAACGCTTTCCGTGGGCCGGACACATCGGTCTGAAAATGCTGCCCCAGGTTATCGCGCAAATCGACGCCAGCAGCAGTTGCCTGGTCTTTACCAACACCCGGGCGCAATCCGAAATCTGGTATCAGGCGCTTCTTGAAGCCCGCCCGGACTGGGCCGGACTGATCGCCCTGCACCACAGCTCGCTGTCCCGCGATACCCGGGACTGGGTCGAAAGTGCGCTCAAGGACGGTCAACTCAAGGCGGTGGTGTGCACGTCCAGCCTGGATCTGGGCGTGGATTTCTTGCCCGTCGAGCGGGTGTTGCAGATCGGCTCGGCCAAGGGCGTGGCGCGACTGATGCAACGCGCAGGTCGCTCCGGTCACGCGCCGGGACGAACCTCGCGGATCACCCTGGTGCCGACCCACAGCCTGGAGTTGATCGAGGCCGCCGCCGCCCAGGATGCCGTGGCCCAGCGGCGCATCGAACCTCGCGAATCGCCCCACAAGCCTTTGGATGTACTGGTGCAACATCTGGTCAGCATGGCCCTGGGTGGCGGCTTCGTACCCGATGAGCTGTACCGGGAAGTGCGCGGCGCCTGGGCCTACCGTGACCTGAACGAAGCGGAGTGGGCCTGGGCCCTGGCCTTCGTGCGCCATGGTGGCCTGTCGTTGACCGCCTACCCCGATTACCGTCGGGTCGAGCCGGACGAGCACGGCATCTGGCGAGTCCCTGATGCACGCCTGGCCCGGCGTCACCGCATGAGCATCGGCACCATCGTCAGCGATGCCAGCCTGCAGTTGAAGTTCTGGAGCAAGGGCGGTGGTGGCAAGACCCTGGGCAGCGTGGAGGAAGGCTTCATCGCCCGCCTGCGACCGGGGGACGGCTTCCTGTTCGCCGGACGCTTGCTGGAGTTGGTCAGGGTTGAGGACATGACTGCCTATGTGCGTCGCAGCCAGGCGAAAAAAGCCGCCGTGCCGCGCTGGAACGGCGGGCGGATGCCGCTTTCCAACGAACTGGCCGCCGCCGTCGTGGCGCGCCTGAGCGAAGCCGCCAAGGGGTGCTTCGAGGGTCCGGAGATGCAAGCCGTGCAGCCCTTGTTACTGACTCAGCAGCGCTGGTCCGGCCTGCCCACGCAAACGTCATTGCTGGCCGAAGCCCTGAAATCCCGGGAGGGCTGGCACCTGTTCCTGTACCCGTTTGCCGGACGCCAGGTGCATCTGGGGCTGGCGAGCCTGTTGGCCTGGCGCGTCAGCCAACAGGAACCGGTGACCTTTTCCATTGCGGTCAACGACTACGGCCTGGAGCTACTCAGCGCCACGGCGCTGGATTGGTCGCACTACCTGAAACCCGCACTCTTGAGCACCGACAACCTGCTAGCCGACGTGCTCGCCAGCCTGAACGCCGGTGAGTTGGCCCTTCGGCGCTTTCGCGAAATCGCCCGGATCGCCGGCCTGGTCTTCGCCGGCTACCCCGGCGCACCGAAAAGCACCCGACAGGTCCAGGCCTCCAGCGGGTTGTTCTTTCAAGTGTTCAAGCAATACGACGCCGACAACCTCTTGCTGGCCCAGGCCGGGGAAGAGGTCCTGCGTGAAGAACTGGATATACGTCGCCTGGAGCAGACCTTGGAACGCCTCAACACCTTGCAACTGGACCTGCACATCATCAAGCGCCCCACTCCGCTGGGCTTCCCGTTGCTGGTGGAACGGTTCAGGGAAAGCATGAGCTCGGAAAAGCTTGCCGATCGCATCCGGCGAATGGTCAACGAGCTGGAAAAAACCGCCGATCGGGGTGATGCCTGA
- a CDS encoding ABC transporter ATP-binding protein: protein MYKLTIEGLHKSYGEHEVLKGVSLKAKTGDVISLIGASGSGKSTFLRCINFLEQPNDGAMSLDGQPVQMIKDRHGMHVADADELQRIRTRLAMVFQHFNLWSHMTVLENITMAPRRVLGISKQEADERARRYLDKVGLPARVAEQYPAFLSGGQQQRVAIARALAMEPEVMLFDEPTSALDPELVGEVLKVIQGLAEEGRTMIMVTHEMSFARKVSNQVLFLHQGLVEEQGAPEDVLGNPKSERLKQFLSGNLK from the coding sequence ATGTACAAACTGACCATCGAAGGCCTGCATAAAAGCTACGGCGAACATGAGGTGCTCAAGGGCGTTTCGCTCAAGGCCAAGACCGGCGACGTCATCAGCCTGATCGGCGCCAGCGGCTCGGGCAAGAGCACCTTCCTGCGCTGTATCAACTTCCTGGAACAACCCAACGACGGCGCCATGAGCCTGGACGGCCAGCCGGTCCAGATGATCAAGGACCGCCACGGCATGCACGTGGCCGACGCCGATGAACTGCAACGCATCCGCACACGCCTGGCCATGGTGTTCCAGCACTTCAACCTGTGGAGCCACATGACCGTGCTGGAAAACATCACCATGGCGCCACGCCGGGTGCTGGGCATCAGCAAGCAGGAAGCCGATGAGCGAGCCCGTCGCTACCTCGACAAGGTCGGCCTGCCAGCGCGCGTGGCCGAGCAGTACCCGGCGTTCCTGTCCGGCGGCCAGCAGCAACGCGTGGCCATCGCCCGCGCCCTGGCGATGGAACCGGAGGTAATGCTGTTCGACGAACCGACCTCGGCCCTGGACCCGGAACTGGTGGGGGAAGTGTTGAAGGTCATCCAGGGGCTGGCCGAAGAAGGCCGGACCATGATCATGGTGACCCACGAAATGAGCTTCGCCCGCAAGGTTTCGAACCAGGTGCTGTTCCTGCACCAGGGCCTGGTGGAGGAACAAGGTGCGCCGGAAGACGTGCTGGGCAATCCGAAGAGCGAGCGGTTGAAGCAGTTCCTCAGTGGCAACTTGAAATAG